GCTGCCTGGAACCGGTCTCCTGATTCCGCGCGGTTGTGCGCAGCAGGCCCCGTGCATGGTCTTGCAGGCATGGCGTAACCGATGCTACCTGAGCGGATGGCGCCAAGGCCAGGGAGCGGCAGCGCCCGGAACGGGCTTACCCTCCGTAGCGCGCATCACCAAGCCGCTGACACGGCAGGATGAGACAGAGTCCAAATGTTACCCGTTGCATGGATCGGGTCGACACGGGATGCTAGCGCCGTTACGTGCAATCGCGATCGCTCCGGTGCCGTAACCGGCAGACCAGGGATACGCTGACCGCACACCGCCAGCGGCCGCGCCATGCCGTGCGCCTGAACCGGGCAAGGCAGCCCGGAAAGACAGGGCGGATCCGGCAGGCAGGCATCCCACGCGCGCGCAATCATGCCCCTGCGGCCGCATCGACGCCGCCGCTGGCTTGTCGCCTGCCACCGATTCCGTAACACTGTTGCGACCAACCCGCGCCCGGCTGCCATGCCCGACACCGACCACCCATCTGCCCCGACACCGCAACCGCCCCTGCGCCGTTCTCTGACACTGGCTCGGGTGACCTATTACGGACTGGGCAACATCATCGGCGCCGGCATCTATGTCCTCATCGGCACGGTTGCGGCCCACGCCGGTTACCAGACCCCGCTGGCATTCCTGCTGGCGTCACTGCTGGCGGCATTCACGGCGCTCAGCTATGCCGAGCTGTCGGCCCGATTCCCGTACAGTGCCGGCGAGGTGATGTACGTCCAGCAGGGCCTGGGTCGGCGCGCGCTGGCGCGGCTGACCGGTATATTGATCAGCCTGGCCGGCATCGTTTCCGCAGCCGCCATCGCCCGCGGATTCACCGGTTATCTGCAGGTGTTGGTCGCAGTACCGGAGCCGCTCGCCATCGCGCTGCTGGTGTCTGCGCTGGGCGCGCTCGCGCTATGGGGCATCACCCAGTCCGTAACCGTCGCCAGTTTGATGACCGTGGCGGAGATCGCCGGCCTGCTGCTGATCCTGTGGGTAGCCCGGCCGGACGGTGCCACGCTGCTCCATACCCTGGCATTGCAGGCCAGCCCCATGTCCGGCCTGGCGCATCACGGTCTCATGGCGGGCGCGTTCCTGGCCTTCTACGCCTTCCTCGGTTTCGAGGACATGGTCAACATCGCGGAGGAGGTGCAGGACCCGCAACGCAATCTGCCACGTGCCATCCTGCTGACCCTGGGCCTGTCGACCCTGCTCTACTGCGCGGTCGCACTGGTCGCGGTCAGCGCGACCACACCGGCACGGCTGGCCGCTGCGGACGCCCCGCTGGCCTTTCTCTACGCGCAGGCGCGCGGAACGTCCCCGGTCCTGATCACGGTGCTGAGCCTGATCGCGGTGATCAACGGGGCGTTGATCCAGATCATCATGGTCTCGCGCGTCTGTTATGGCATGGGCAGCCGCGGCTGGGCGCCGTCCTGGCTGGCACGGGTGCATCCGGTGACACGCACCCCCGTGCACGCCACCGGGCTCGTGGCGGCCCTCGTCCTGCTGATGGCACTGTGGTTCCCGCTCGAGGATCTGGCGCGCGCCACCAGCTACTGCATCCTGCTGGTGTTCGTGCTCGTCAATCTGTCATTGTGGCGCATCAAGCGGCGTGCGGCGGAGACCTACCGCGGCTTCGCCGTCCCGGCCTGGGTACCGGCAACCGGGGCGGCCGGCACCGCGCTCTTCATCGCCTGGCAGTTCGCCGGCCGGCTCGGTCCAGCGGCCGGCCCGTGACAGGCTTGGTCCGGGCGATGCGAATAAACGTACAGCCGCGCATCGAGAAGCAGTAGAATATCCGCAATTACTCACCTTTCCACGACACCCGGCAGGCGGCACGGCCCGTATGACACACCCAAGCAGCAGCACGAACACCCAGCGCAAGACCAAGATCGTTGCCACCATCGGACCGGCCTGCAGCGCGCTGGACAAGCTCGTCGCCATGATCCGCGCCGGCATGAACGTGGCGCGGCTGAACCTGTCGCACGGCACCCTCGATGCGCACCGGGAACAGATCGGCCTGCTGCGCCAGGCGTCCGAGCAGGTCGGCACCAATATCGCCATCATGATCGATACCCGCGGCATCGAGATCCGTACCGGTCTGCTCGAAGACGGCAAGGCCGAACTGCTGCCCGGTGCCAGCTTCACCCTGTACAACGACGGCCGCAAGGGTAACGCCAGCGGGGTCGCGATCACCTACAAGAAACTGTTCGAGGAAGTCCGGGCCGGCACGCCGATCCTGCTCGACGACGGTGCCATCGAGCTGGTGGTGGCAGCCGTCAGCGGCAGCGCCATCACCTGCCGGGTCATCCACGGCGGCTGGCTCGGCAACAGCAAGAGCGTCAATCTCCCCGAGACGCGGCTGGCACTCAGCGCCGTCAGCCCGGAAAACCGGGAGGACGTGGTCAGGGAGCTCGGCTTCGCCGCCGAGAACGACGTCGATTACATCGCCGCCTCCTTCATCCAGTCCGCCGACGATATCTACAAGATGCGCGAGATCCTCGTCGAGAAGGGTGTGAATATCCCGATCATCGCCAAGATCGAGAACAAGGCCGGGGTGGCCAACCTGCAGGAGATCGTGAGCGCGGCGGACGGGATCATGGTCGCGCGCGGCGACATGGGCGTGGAACTGCCGCTGGCCGACGTGCCCGCCACCCAGAAGCTCATCATCCGCACCACCGTGGCCGAGGGCAAGCCGGTCATCACCGCGACCCAGATGCTGGCGAGCATGGAGCACAATCCGAAACCGACCCGTGCCGAGGCCAGCGACGTGGCCAACGCCATCCTGGACGGCACCTCGGCCGTCATGCTCTCCGGCGAGACCGCGGTCGGCAAGTACCCGGTCGAGGCCGTCATCACCATGGCCACCATCGCCCGGCGCGCCGAGGCCTCGCTCGGCGACTACGGTTACCTGCAGCGCATCAAGGCCATGCCCTCGAACGTGGTGACCGAGGCTGTCAGCCAGGCTGCAGTCAGCATGTCCTCGCATGTCAAGGCGGCAGCGATCATCAGCCTGACCGAGACCGGCTTCACCTCGCGCCAGATCTCCAAATACCGTCCGGAGATTCCGATCCTCGCCATCACCTCTTCCTCCCGGGTGGCGCGCAAGCTGGCCATGAACTGGGGCGTGATCCCCATGCTCTACGACGGCGAACCGGCGGATCGCGCACGACTGGACTTCGCCATCGAGCAGGGCAAGGCACTGGGTTATCTGCAGACCGGGGATATCGTGGTGTCGACCGCGGGTCACCACCAGCAGGCCGGCGGCACCGACCTGATCCGCGTCATCACGCTGGGGAACTAGCACCGATCTCGACTTTTCTGTTTGCTTTGCAGCAAGATCCGGCTGTCATTCCCGCAGTTGCGGGAATCCGGTATTCACGGACGTTTCTGGTTGCCCGCCGCCGCGGGCATGACGGCGGCTATCCAAAGGACCTGTTTTGAATTAGATGCTTGAGCGAGAGTTTGCGCCGGGTCCGGTCGCGCTGTTCCTGGCGGGTCTGGCGCGGCATGCAGCGCCGCGCCGCATTCCACGCACTGCCCCTAGCCACCCCGGGCGATACGCCGCAGCACCGCGTCGATGGCGCGAATTTCGGCGGCATGCCGGTCGAGTTTCGCCAGCGACACATCGACCAGCAGGTCGGCCAGCGCGGCCTCCTCGCTGTCATGCACCCGGCCGACAAGTTCGATGTAGCTCTGCTCGCCGGACTGCAGCAGCAGGGTGTGGATCCGTTCCAGCTCCTGTGGGTAACGTTGCCTGAGCATCTGCCCGAATTGATCGACCTGTTGTTCGCGCAGCATACCGTTTCCGCGTCAGTCTTCGCCCTGCCGTGTCGTCTCATCCCACTCGTCGAGCGGCCCGGTACCGATCAGCGGCTCGTTTTCGGCGGCATGTCGAATCTCTTCCTGCGGCGCCCGCCAGTCGTCATCGCTGGTATCGGTAACCTCCTCACCCAGATCGTCGATTTCGGCGATGTCCAGGGCGCCGGCCCAGTTTTCCGGCTCCTCGGCCGTCTCGATTTCGAGCTCGTACCATTCATCCGGCTCCAGTGCCTCGATGCTGCCATCGAAATACTGGATTTCCACGGTACCGTCATCATCATCGATGGCGACTACGCAGAACTCCTGGCCCTTGTCGAGATGCCGGTACCAGTTACCGAGCAGCGGATCGAGATCTGTCGTCATGTCGGTTCTCCTGCAGCGTTTACATCCGCATCCGGGTCACGCAGGTGCGCGACTCCCTGGTGTCAGCGCGAGGATACTGGCATGTGTGCGGTTACGCACGCGAATTTGCGGCTGCGGCGCCCGCGCTGCAATGACAACCGTCAACCCACGCGCCACCGCGCCGGCACGGACCCGCAGTCCACCCGACCGCGCCATCCTGCCCGTCCGTATAAATACGTACGTAGTCACACGGATAGCCTGTGCCCGGCACGATCGCTACCTTCGGGATCAATGGTTTCCGACGGCTACCGTATGACACCGGACGACTGCGGCGAGACGGCGCGTGCTGCAGACTGGCAACCGGGTGCTGGCCGACGCATCCCCCTGTACAGCAGGGTGACAGGTGCGTGGCGGCGCGAACCGTACCCGGAAGCCCGCGGCCGAACGGAGGAACCGCCGTGCAAATCAAGACATTCGAAACCCGTACCGGCAGAACGATCGCCATCCGTGCCGATGAACGACTGGACTGGAGAGTGCACAACATCTTCTCCCAGGCAGTCACCCTCGCCTGTAGCGCCTCCCAGTCGTTGAGCGACATCGTGATTGACCTGCGCAAGACCCGGCTGATCCGCGATTCCGGACTGTCCATGCTGTCGATGCTGTGCAAGAAAACGGGATTGCCGCGGGAGCAGATCCGGCTCGTGAACTGCAGCCCGGAGATCCGGGCCCGGCTCAACGCCAGCGCGCTGGCCGGCACCGTGCGCGTCATGTAACCGCACGGACCCGGCTTGCCTGCGCGCCGTCCCGACCAGGGCCGGGACAGCGGTTGCCATGGCGTCGGCCACGGCTATCGCTGTGCACAGGATCGGCAGCAGCCACGCTACTGAATTGTTCCGCCCTATCCATTATGATCGCGCCCTGCCAACCCATCCCGCCGCCAGCGCCGAACCCGTAACCAGCGAACAGCGATCATGCGCAGCACACCTCCCAATCAACCCGGCAGCTACCATATCTATGTGCTGATCATCCTGCTGATGGTCGGGCTGCTGCTGGCGTGGCAGGCATGGAGCCGTACGAGTCACTTCTACCGCTTTCACCAGCAGCTGGCGGTCACCTCGGTCAAGGGCGCCGCCGATGAAATCGAGATCCTGCTCAACGAACTGCGGCGTTCCATGCGGCTGTTCGCCGTCGACCGGCGCGCGCTGCTCGACCTGATCCTCACCGAACC
The window above is part of the Pseudomonadota bacterium genome. Proteins encoded here:
- a CDS encoding APC family permease is translated as MPDTDHPSAPTPQPPLRRSLTLARVTYYGLGNIIGAGIYVLIGTVAAHAGYQTPLAFLLASLLAAFTALSYAELSARFPYSAGEVMYVQQGLGRRALARLTGILISLAGIVSAAAIARGFTGYLQVLVAVPEPLAIALLVSALGALALWGITQSVTVASLMTVAEIAGLLLILWVARPDGATLLHTLALQASPMSGLAHHGLMAGAFLAFYAFLGFEDMVNIAEEVQDPQRNLPRAILLTLGLSTLLYCAVALVAVSATTPARLAAADAPLAFLYAQARGTSPVLITVLSLIAVINGALIQIIMVSRVCYGMGSRGWAPSWLARVHPVTRTPVHATGLVAALVLLMALWFPLEDLARATSYCILLVFVLVNLSLWRIKRRAAETYRGFAVPAWVPATGAAGTALFIAWQFAGRLGPAAGP
- the pyk gene encoding pyruvate kinase codes for the protein MTHPSSSTNTQRKTKIVATIGPACSALDKLVAMIRAGMNVARLNLSHGTLDAHREQIGLLRQASEQVGTNIAIMIDTRGIEIRTGLLEDGKAELLPGASFTLYNDGRKGNASGVAITYKKLFEEVRAGTPILLDDGAIELVVAAVSGSAITCRVIHGGWLGNSKSVNLPETRLALSAVSPENREDVVRELGFAAENDVDYIAASFIQSADDIYKMREILVEKGVNIPIIAKIENKAGVANLQEIVSAADGIMVARGDMGVELPLADVPATQKLIIRTTVAEGKPVITATQMLASMEHNPKPTRAEASDVANAILDGTSAVMLSGETAVGKYPVEAVITMATIARRAEASLGDYGYLQRIKAMPSNVVTEAVSQAAVSMSSHVKAAAIISLTETGFTSRQISKYRPEIPILAITSSSRVARKLAMNWGVIPMLYDGEPADRARLDFAIEQGKALGYLQTGDIVVSTAGHHQQAGGTDLIRVITLGN
- a CDS encoding STAS domain-containing protein — its product is MQIKTFETRTGRTIAIRADERLDWRVHNIFSQAVTLACSASQSLSDIVIDLRKTRLIRDSGLSMLSMLCKKTGLPREQIRLVNCSPEIRARLNASALAGTVRVM
- a CDS encoding DUF6763 family protein, with amino-acid sequence MTTDLDPLLGNWYRHLDKGQEFCVVAIDDDDGTVEIQYFDGSIEALEPDEWYELEIETAEEPENWAGALDIAEIDDLGEEVTDTSDDDWRAPQEEIRHAAENEPLIGTGPLDEWDETTRQGED